One region of Cerasicoccus sp. TK19100 genomic DNA includes:
- a CDS encoding four helix bundle protein, which yields MKIKVSKLKIKVDYEIEEPAVAFEKLQVWKRACRLTVSLYKALENCPDRSLKDQMTRASVSIASNIAEGYERNSPKDFVRFLRIAKGSTGELRTQLYLAQSLGFASKTDVDALVSECREISAMLQGFIKSIQSRQE from the coding sequence GTGAAGATTAAAGTGAGCAAATTAAAAATTAAAGTGGACTACGAGATTGAAGAACCGGCAGTTGCTTTTGAAAAGCTCCAGGTATGGAAGCGTGCCTGCCGGTTAACGGTATCTCTATACAAGGCGTTGGAGAATTGCCCGGATCGATCGCTAAAGGATCAGATGACCAGGGCTTCGGTCTCAATCGCGTCTAATATTGCGGAGGGATACGAGCGAAATAGTCCGAAAGACTTTGTTCGGTTTTTACGCATTGCGAAGGGCTCCACGGGTGAACTGCGCACTCAGCTTTACCTCGCTCAATCACTTGGCTTCGCCTCCAAAACCGATGTAGATGCCTTAGTCAGCGAATGCCGGGAAATTTCAGCCATGCTCCAAGGC